A window of the Emys orbicularis isolate rEmyOrb1 chromosome 1, rEmyOrb1.hap1, whole genome shotgun sequence genome harbors these coding sequences:
- the KATNAL1 gene encoding katanin p60 ATPase-containing subunit A-like 1, with protein sequence MNLAEICDNAKKGREYALLGNYDSSMVYYQGVIQQIQRHCQSIRDPAVKGKWQQVRQELLEEYEQVKSIVNTLESFKIDKPPDIPVSYQDEPFRDPAVWPPPVPAEHRAPPQIKRPNREVKPLRKESPGLQPRGPVGRAHPISKSEKPASSRERESRAKGREDKGKKIPQEGAGDGEIQKFDGAGYDKDLVEALERDIVSRNPSIHWDDIADLEEAKKLLREAVVLPMWMPDFFKGIRRPWKGVLMVGPPGTGKTMLAKAVATECGTTFFNVSSSTLTSKYRGESEKLVRLLFEMARFYAPTTIFIDEIDSICSRRGTSDEHEASRRVKSELLVQMDGVGGALENDDPSKMVMVLAATNFPWDIDEALRRRLEKRIYIPLPTAKGRAELLKINLREVEMDPDIHLEEIAEKIEGYSGADITNVCRDASLMAMRRRINGLTPEEIRALSKEELQMPVTKGDFELALKKISKSVSAADLEKYEKWMAEFGSA encoded by the exons ATGAATTTGGCTGAGATTTGTGATAATGCCAAAAAAGGGAGAGAATATGCGCTTCTTGGGAACTACGACTCCTCTATGGTATATTACCAAGGTGTCATCCAGCAGattcagagacactgtcaatcaatccGAGACCCAGCAGTTAAGGGCAAATGGCAACAG GTCCGGCAAGAATTACTGGAGGAATATGAGCAAGTAAAGAGTATTGTCAACACGTTAGAGAGTTTTAAAATAGACAAACCTCCAGATATTCCTGTATCCTATCAAGatgagccatttagggatcctgCTGTTTGGCCACCTCCAGTTCCGGCTGAGCACAG GGCTCCACCTCAGATAAAACGTCCCAACCGAGAAGTTAAACCTTTGAGGAAAGAATCACCAGGATTGCAGCCGCGAGGGCCTGTGGGCAGAGCACACCCAATATCAAAAAGTGAAAAGCCTGCCAGTAGCCGAGAGAGGGAATCTAGAGCTAAAGGGAGAGAGGACAAG GGAAAGAAAATTCCACAGGAAGGTGCTGGTGATGGGGAAATTCAGAAATTTGATGGAGCAGGATATGATAAAGACCTGgttgaagcactggaaagggACATTGTATCAAGAAATCCAAGCATTCATTG GGATGACATAGCAGATTTGGAAGAAGCCAAGAAATTATTAAGGGAAGCGGTGGTTCTGCCGATGTGGATGCCTGATTTTTTCAAAGGGATCAGAAGGCCGTGGAAG GGTGTTCTGATGGTTGGCCCCCCTGGGACTGGCAAAACCATGCTAGCAAAAGCTGTTGCTACGGAATGTGGGACGACGTTCTTCAATGTTTCCTCCTCCACTCTGACGTCCAAATACAGGGGCGAGTCTGAGAAGCTAGTCCGCCTGTTGTTTGAAATG GCCAGGTTTTATGCACCAACAACAATCTTCATTGATGAAATCGATTCCATCTGCAGCCGCAGAGGCACTTCCGACGAACATGAAGCAAGTCGCAGGGTCAAGTCGGAGCTGCTGGTTCAGATGGACG GAGTAGGTGGTGCACTAGAAAACGATGACCCTTCCAAAATGGTGATGGTGCTGGCTGCTACAAACTTTCCCTGGGACATTGATGAAGCATTGCGAAGAAGATTAGAGAAACGGATTTATATACCTCTGCCAACAG CaaaaggcagagcagagctgcttAAGATTAATCTTCGGGAAGTAGAGATGGATCCTGATATACACCTTGAAGAAATTGCTGAGAAGATTGAAGGCTACTCTGGTGCTGATATAACTAATGTTTGCAG GGATGCCTCTTTGATGGCAATGAGACGGCGCATTAACGGCTTAACCCCAGAAGAGATCCGTGCACTTTCTAAAGAGGAACTTCAGATGCCTGTTACCAAGGGGGACTTTGAGCTGGCTCTGAAGAAAATCTCCAAGTCTGTTTCAGCTGCAGACCTGGAGAAGTATGAAAAATGGATGGCGGAGTTTGGATCTGCTTAA